A region of uncultured Carboxylicivirga sp. DNA encodes the following proteins:
- a CDS encoding glycosyl hydrolase family 28 protein — translation MRGIYLGILLAGVFTFTACKIEKKQTEDLFPDGTKVPAWFSDNSKINLEDLGKQYNIVDFGAVNDSTVIQTEIIQKTIDEASANGGGVIVIPNGTFLSGALFFKPLTHLYLADGATLKGSDEIENYPFMKSRMEGQSIDYFAALINAYGVDGFTISGKGAINGNGLKYWEAFWDRRKENPKCTNLEVSRPRLVFIQDCDSVQVQDVKLINAGFWSSHYYQCNYVKILDLHIFSPHQPVKAPSTDAIDLDVCSNVLVKGCYMSVNDDAIALKGGKGPWADRDSTNGENTNIIIEDCEFGFCHSALTCGSESIHNKNIVMRNCKVSEATRLLWLKMRPDTPQKYEYITVENIKGQVHSMIFVKPWRQFFDLKGREDVPLSYSDHITMRDIELDCEIFFDINTTEYDKLSNFTFENLNITAENDDYNKELIKGVTFSNVLVNGKVIE, via the coding sequence ATGAGAGGGATTTATTTAGGAATATTATTGGCAGGTGTATTTACATTTACCGCATGTAAGATTGAAAAAAAGCAAACAGAGGATTTGTTTCCTGACGGAACAAAAGTTCCTGCATGGTTTTCGGATAATTCGAAAATAAATCTTGAAGATCTGGGGAAGCAGTATAACATTGTTGATTTTGGAGCAGTCAATGACAGTACTGTTATACAAACCGAAATAATACAGAAAACAATTGATGAAGCATCAGCAAATGGTGGTGGAGTTATTGTGATACCGAATGGTACTTTTTTAAGTGGAGCCTTGTTTTTTAAACCTCTTACTCATTTGTATCTGGCTGATGGAGCAACACTGAAAGGTTCTGATGAAATTGAAAACTATCCATTTATGAAGTCCCGTATGGAAGGTCAGAGTATAGATTATTTTGCTGCCCTCATTAATGCATACGGTGTTGATGGATTCACCATCTCTGGAAAAGGAGCAATCAATGGTAATGGATTAAAATATTGGGAGGCATTCTGGGATCGAAGAAAAGAAAACCCAAAATGTACAAATCTGGAAGTTTCACGACCTCGTTTGGTGTTCATTCAGGATTGTGACAGTGTTCAGGTGCAGGATGTAAAGTTGATTAATGCAGGTTTCTGGTCGAGTCATTATTATCAGTGTAACTATGTTAAGATATTAGATCTGCATATTTTCTCACCGCACCAACCGGTTAAAGCCCCAAGTACCGATGCTATTGATCTTGACGTATGTTCAAATGTTTTAGTCAAAGGGTGTTATATGTCGGTGAATGATGATGCCATTGCTTTGAAAGGAGGTAAAGGACCATGGGCAGATAGGGATTCGACCAATGGAGAAAATACCAATATTATTATTGAAGATTGTGAGTTCGGATTTTGTCATTCTGCATTAACCTGTGGCAGTGAATCCATTCATAATAAAAACATAGTGATGCGCAACTGTAAAGTTTCTGAAGCTACGCGTTTGTTATGGTTAAAAATGCGACCCGATACCCCGCAGAAATATGAATATATTACGGTTGAAAATATTAAAGGTCAGGTGCATAGTATGATATTTGTAAAGCCCTGGAGGCAGTTCTTTGATTTGAAAGGTAGAGAAGATGTACCACTTTCATATTCCGATCATATAACAATGAGAGATATTGAGTTGGATTGCGAAATATTCTTCGATATAAATACAACAGAGTACGATAAGCTGTCGAATTTTACATTTGAAAATCTGAACATTACTGCAGAGAATGATGATTACAATAAAGAGCTTATTAAAGGTGTGACCTTCTCGAATGTTTTGGTAAACGGTAAAGTCATTGAATAA
- a CDS encoding class I SAM-dependent methyltransferase: protein MSNYLKTNWDFDSDELIDVFDEVPVWSAPFGLKLLDRIKYKKGIKALDIGFGSGFPLTELAMRLGNSSNLFSIDPWEAAIRRTKKKLSVYGISNVELIYGTIEDNPFSDQSFDLIVSNNGLNNVSDLNKAITECARICKTGAQFIQTVNLNETMIEFYSALEIILQQFQLQESIELMQQHIYKKRKPVAEYLEMIHSKEFKVISTVYDQFEYHFTDATSMFNHFFIRLAFIDSWKELIPVHMQKTVFKAVEELLNEKAEKEGTLKLSVPFVVIDCRKK, encoded by the coding sequence ATGTCAAACTATTTAAAAACCAACTGGGATTTTGATTCCGACGAATTGATTGATGTATTTGATGAAGTACCGGTTTGGTCTGCTCCATTTGGATTAAAACTGCTTGACAGAATCAAATATAAAAAAGGAATAAAAGCTTTGGATATTGGATTCGGAAGTGGATTTCCGCTTACTGAACTTGCTATGAGATTGGGTAATTCTTCTAACCTATTTAGTATTGATCCATGGGAAGCTGCCATCAGAAGAACTAAGAAAAAATTATCAGTTTATGGAATTAGCAATGTTGAGTTAATATATGGTACCATTGAGGACAACCCATTTTCTGATCAATCATTTGACTTAATAGTCAGTAATAATGGATTAAACAATGTTTCTGACCTCAACAAAGCCATAACCGAATGTGCAAGAATTTGTAAAACAGGTGCACAGTTTATACAAACAGTTAATCTCAATGAAACAATGATAGAATTTTATTCTGCTTTGGAGATTATTCTACAACAATTCCAACTGCAAGAATCTATTGAATTAATGCAGCAGCACATTTATAAAAAACGAAAACCTGTGGCTGAATACCTTGAGATGATTCATTCAAAAGAATTTAAAGTTATTTCAACAGTTTATGATCAATTTGAATATCATTTTACGGATGCAACTTCAATGTTTAATCATTTCTTTATTCGATTAGCTTTTATCGACTCCTGGAAAGAACTTATTCCTGTTCATATGCAAAAAACAGTATTCAAAGCTGTTGAAGAACTATTAAACGAAAAAGCAGAAAAAGAAGGCACCTTAAAACTAAGTGTACCTTTTGTGGTTATCGATTGCCGAAAGAAATAA
- a CDS encoding glycoside hydrolase family 28 protein translates to MVKRNAYFILFSLICLLSFQGLLAATYNIRDYEAVGDGKAIDSPAINAAIDEASKNGGGTIYVPAGTYACYSIRLKSNITLYLESGATILAAFPTQKDGYDAAEPNPDNPFQDFGHSHWKNSLIWAIGEHDIAIEGHGLIHGEGLTREESRLTGVGNKAIAFKECHNITLKDISMLHCGHFALLATGVDNLHVLNVKVDTNRDGFDIDCCRNVRITDCSVNCPWDDAIVLKSSYGLGYFKDTENVTISGCFVSGYDKGSALAATWETYEDVAPDHGTNTGRIKLGTESSGGFKNIAITNCIFERSRGLAIEAVDGGHLEDIVISNITMRNVGNSPFFFRLGARQRSPKGTPIGKMQRILVQNVNVYDADSQFSNIISGVPGHSIQSLTFSNINIWFKGGHPAEDGLITPPENERTYPEPWMFGTIPASGFYIRHAKDVIFDNVRFYFDQPDGRPLFKLDDAEKIYIDRIFVNGEPVADPFSGLEKRKELRE, encoded by the coding sequence ATGGTTAAACGCAACGCATACTTCATACTTTTTTCACTGATTTGTCTTTTGAGTTTTCAGGGGTTACTGGCTGCAACATACAATATTCGTGATTATGAAGCTGTTGGTGACGGAAAAGCAATCGATTCTCCGGCCATTAATGCTGCTATTGATGAAGCATCGAAAAATGGAGGAGGTACAATTTATGTCCCAGCTGGAACGTATGCCTGTTATTCTATAAGATTAAAGAGTAACATTACTCTTTATCTCGAATCTGGTGCAACCATTCTGGCAGCCTTTCCAACACAGAAAGATGGGTACGATGCTGCAGAACCAAACCCTGATAATCCATTTCAGGATTTTGGGCATAGTCACTGGAAAAATTCCCTTATATGGGCTATTGGTGAACATGATATTGCAATCGAAGGTCATGGACTGATTCATGGTGAAGGTTTGACCCGCGAAGAAAGTCGCTTGACTGGTGTGGGGAACAAGGCAATTGCGTTTAAAGAATGTCATAATATCACTTTAAAAGATATTTCAATGCTTCATTGCGGGCATTTCGCATTATTGGCTACCGGAGTTGATAATTTGCATGTGCTGAATGTGAAGGTGGATACCAATCGTGATGGTTTTGACATTGATTGTTGTCGTAATGTACGTATCACCGACTGTTCGGTTAATTGTCCGTGGGATGATGCTATTGTATTAAAATCAAGTTATGGATTAGGTTATTTTAAGGATACCGAAAACGTAACCATTAGCGGGTGTTTTGTTTCTGGGTATGATAAGGGATCGGCCTTGGCTGCAACCTGGGAAACATATGAAGATGTTGCACCCGATCATGGAACCAATACAGGTCGTATCAAATTAGGGACTGAGAGTAGTGGTGGTTTTAAAAATATTGCCATTACAAATTGTATTTTTGAACGCAGCAGAGGATTAGCCATTGAAGCTGTTGATGGTGGTCATCTGGAAGATATCGTAATTTCCAATATTACTATGCGTAATGTTGGTAACTCTCCTTTTTTCTTTCGTTTGGGAGCTCGCCAGCGAAGCCCCAAAGGAACACCGATTGGAAAAATGCAGCGTATATTGGTGCAAAATGTAAATGTTTACGATGCTGATTCGCAATTCTCCAATATCATCAGTGGTGTTCCGGGACATTCTATTCAGTCGCTTACATTTAGTAATATCAATATATGGTTTAAAGGAGGTCATCCTGCTGAAGATGGTTTGATTACGCCTCCTGAAAATGAACGGACTTATCCAGAACCTTGGATGTTTGGTACAATACCTGCATCAGGTTTTTATATTCGTCATGCAAAAGATGTAATATTCGATAACGTAAGATTTTATTTTGACCAACCTGATGGTCGTCCGTTATTTAAACTTGATGATGCTGAAAAGATTTATATTGATCGAATCTTTGTAAATGGAGAACCTGTTGCTGATCCATTTTCAGGATTAGAAAAAAGAAAAGAACTGAGGGAATGA
- a CDS encoding rhamnogalacturonan lyase: MRQQSENDSGILSMHKIKLFAVIVLTIGWLTSFSQTNMLKKGPAYSSVLHKEKLGRGLIAMLLNKDSIAVSWRFLPEDDVRMSFDIYRQAGDSKLQKVNDEGLQKSTYFIDSSVPKSNDLIYTLKETGSDKILAKYVLLEESVKPYLTIPVKEIPGDPDFRYSPNDVSIGDLTGDGEMELILKRENSGKDNSHRGVCNGGPVIEAYKLDGTFLWRVDLGVNIRQGAHYTQMMVYDFDGDGKSELAVKTAEGTVFGDGATIGDVSGDGILDYVDRDERSRTYGKIMEGPEFLSVIEGATGKELARTKYIERGAPDSFGDRTGNRVDRFLGGVGYFDGEHPSILICRGYYERTVLEAWDYRNGHLSKRWRFDSNSGNDKDREYAGQGNHNLSIGDVDGDGKDEVTYGACLINDDGTGAYNTKLGHGDAMYLTDIDIDRPGLEVWDCHEHVPTRAGSELRDAATGELLWGIPSYEDVGRALAADIDPRFRGCEVWTTHSGGVYTADGRLITERTPSINMAIWWDGDLNRELLNGSGVYRRPFVRIEKWNGDGVDHLSFTDEDDLIANNWTKGNPCISADIFGDWREEVVVRTKNNREVRIYMTPFETDYRFYTLLNDVIYRNSVITQNIAYNQPTQTGFYLGSDLGRFWPEYYTNGSNVHSKSGQGEGGRPNGMHMRLQGSERKVIKEFVCEEDIFELDARYEYDTYSWRINGKEVSNQRVLKLNAADYPKGEILKLELETVIRGCVFSDSATLKFIKNKQGEQ; the protein is encoded by the coding sequence ATGAGACAACAAAGTGAAAATGATTCAGGAATTTTAAGTATGCACAAGATAAAGCTTTTTGCAGTTATTGTTCTGACCATTGGTTGGTTAACATCATTTTCGCAAACTAATATGTTGAAGAAAGGTCCGGCCTATTCTTCTGTTCTTCACAAGGAGAAGTTGGGAAGAGGATTGATAGCAATGCTATTAAATAAAGACAGTATTGCTGTTAGCTGGCGATTTTTGCCAGAAGATGATGTTCGAATGAGTTTCGACATTTATCGTCAGGCAGGAGATTCAAAACTTCAGAAGGTTAATGATGAAGGACTTCAAAAAAGTACGTATTTCATTGATTCATCGGTTCCAAAATCAAATGATCTGATTTATACGCTAAAAGAGACAGGCTCAGATAAAATTCTGGCAAAGTATGTTTTGCTAGAAGAGTCAGTGAAGCCGTACTTGACAATACCTGTTAAAGAAATACCTGGAGATCCTGATTTTCGATACTCACCAAACGATGTCTCTATTGGTGATTTAACGGGTGATGGCGAGATGGAATTAATCCTGAAACGGGAGAATAGTGGAAAGGATAATTCGCATCGGGGAGTTTGTAATGGTGGTCCAGTAATCGAAGCATACAAGCTGGATGGCACTTTTCTTTGGAGAGTTGATTTGGGTGTGAATATTCGACAAGGTGCGCATTATACCCAGATGATGGTTTATGATTTTGATGGTGACGGAAAATCAGAGTTAGCTGTTAAAACAGCAGAGGGAACTGTGTTTGGTGATGGTGCAACAATAGGAGATGTTAGCGGGGATGGAATTTTGGATTATGTCGATAGAGATGAAAGATCCAGAACATATGGTAAGATCATGGAGGGACCCGAGTTTCTTTCTGTTATTGAAGGGGCTACAGGAAAAGAATTAGCAAGAACCAAATATATTGAGCGTGGTGCTCCTGATAGCTTTGGAGATAGAACTGGCAACAGGGTGGATCGATTTCTTGGAGGAGTTGGTTATTTCGATGGTGAGCACCCAAGCATATTGATTTGCAGAGGTTATTACGAAAGAACTGTTTTAGAAGCATGGGATTATCGTAATGGACATCTTTCGAAACGTTGGCGTTTTGATTCGAATAGCGGAAATGATAAGGACAGAGAATATGCGGGTCAGGGAAATCATAACCTAAGCATCGGAGATGTGGATGGTGATGGAAAAGATGAGGTGACTTATGGTGCCTGTCTCATCAATGATGATGGAACGGGTGCTTATAATACTAAATTAGGTCATGGTGATGCAATGTATCTGACAGATATAGATATTGACCGACCAGGATTGGAAGTGTGGGATTGTCACGAACATGTACCTACCCGAGCGGGAAGCGAATTGCGGGATGCAGCAACAGGCGAATTGCTTTGGGGTATTCCTTCATACGAAGATGTTGGTCGGGCGCTTGCTGCGGATATCGATCCACGGTTCAGAGGTTGTGAAGTCTGGACAACTCATTCAGGTGGTGTTTATACGGCTGATGGTCGACTGATCACCGAACGTACTCCATCAATTAACATGGCTATCTGGTGGGATGGCGATTTAAACCGTGAATTATTGAACGGATCAGGAGTATATCGACGTCCGTTTGTACGAATTGAAAAATGGAATGGAGATGGTGTTGATCATCTATCTTTTACCGATGAGGATGACCTGATAGCTAATAACTGGACCAAGGGAAATCCATGCATCAGTGCTGATATTTTTGGCGACTGGCGCGAAGAAGTGGTTGTGAGAACCAAAAATAACAGAGAAGTACGGATTTATATGACGCCATTCGAAACAGACTATCGTTTCTATACATTGTTGAACGATGTTATATATCGAAATAGTGTCATTACCCAGAATATAGCCTACAATCAACCTACTCAAACAGGTTTTTACCTTGGATCAGATCTTGGTCGTTTCTGGCCGGAGTATTATACAAATGGAAGTAATGTTCATTCCAAATCCGGTCAGGGTGAGGGCGGGCGGCCTAATGGCATGCATATGCGATTGCAGGGTTCAGAACGAAAAGTTATTAAAGAGTTCGTGTGTGAAGAAGATATTTTTGAACTCGATGCAAGATATGAATATGATACTTACAGCTGGCGAATCAATGGAAAAGAAGTAAGTAATCAAAGAGTTTTGAAACTAAATGCAGCGGACTATCCGAAGGGGGAAATATTAAAACTGGAATTGGAAACCGTGATTAGAGGATGTGTTTTTTCGGATAGTGCGACATTAAAATTTATTAAGAATAAACAGGGGGAACAATGA
- a CDS encoding sensor histidine kinase, which translates to MLESKNKYLSLVIHALVWMALFGTNYGFFSTIIDPVQAFTRTALMLSIHFILFYTFWFLLVPEFYVAKRYKQFWIYTSIVILLCAFIRLQIKMQFDVNTGLIGPRLADRFEARGFLVSIGASSLIAGIASLIRISRFYTRKTREHEKLTQEKTEAELQLLKAQINPHFLFNSLNNIYALVLTKNEKAPESLMSLSQLLRYIIYETSAFKVSLEKEITYLQFYIELESLRLVNPNSLHVDIQQVETNLQIMPMLFIPFVENAFKHSNINQGGGISVKLHLHQDNLTFICSNTIGSIHKTIDKVGGVGLENTKRRLEMLYAGNYKLSITQKELTYTVKLTITL; encoded by the coding sequence ATGTTGGAATCAAAGAATAAATATCTCTCCCTAGTGATTCATGCTCTGGTATGGATGGCATTGTTCGGAACTAATTATGGATTCTTCTCGACTATTATTGATCCTGTGCAAGCTTTTACACGAACAGCTTTGATGCTTTCCATACATTTCATTTTATTCTATACCTTTTGGTTTCTTTTGGTGCCCGAATTTTATGTAGCAAAAAGATATAAACAGTTCTGGATTTATACAAGCATCGTCATTTTACTTTGTGCCTTTATCCGACTACAAATTAAAATGCAATTCGATGTTAACACAGGCTTAATCGGTCCACGTTTGGCCGATCGGTTCGAAGCCAGGGGATTTCTTGTTTCGATAGGCGCGTCATCCTTGATTGCTGGAATCGCTTCACTGATTAGAATTTCGAGGTTTTATACCCGAAAAACACGTGAGCATGAAAAATTAACCCAGGAAAAAACCGAAGCCGAACTTCAGTTACTAAAGGCTCAAATCAACCCGCATTTTTTATTTAATTCACTCAATAACATATACGCACTTGTGCTTACAAAGAATGAAAAGGCCCCAGAATCACTGATGTCACTTTCTCAACTGCTTCGATATATCATTTATGAAACATCTGCTTTTAAGGTATCTCTAGAAAAAGAAATTACTTATTTACAATTCTACATTGAACTGGAATCGTTACGACTAGTTAATCCTAATAGTCTTCATGTAGATATTCAACAAGTTGAAACCAATTTGCAAATCATGCCCATGCTGTTTATTCCTTTTGTTGAAAACGCATTTAAGCATAGTAACATCAACCAGGGAGGCGGAATATCTGTAAAGTTGCATTTACATCAAGACAATCTCACTTTTATTTGTTCTAATACAATAGGATCAATACACAAAACTATTGATAAAGTTGGAGGTGTTGGGCTCGAGAATACGAAACGAAGATTGGAAATGCTTTATGCAGGCAATTACAAATTGAGTATAACCCAAAAGGAACTAACCTATACTGTAAAACTAACAATCACTCTATGA
- a CDS encoding rhamnogalacturonan acetylesterase — translation MTSKINRYLKNIALIGFLIFGTINCTSTKEAKYRIDNPLSIADNGFVTFKNIPDGNYRVHVRVGSKTQKGQTVIRGESRRLFYDGIETAAGEFKDITFVINKRDLQIDSTRKVNIKQRELGKRNWDDDITFEFNGESPQVEFIEMDPAPDAVTVFLCANSTVVDQDYEPWIGWGQMFPRFFNEKVAVANYAESGETATGFIARGRLAKLLTQAKKGDYIFVEFGHNDQKEKGEGRGAYLNFTDRLNEFVEKAKEKEMNLVFVTPTQRRSFNDEGKIMDTHGDYPDAMKKVAEKQNVPLIDLHSYTRTLYEAMGVDESKKAFVHYPANTFPNQPKALADNTHFNPYGGSQIVQCVVYGMKEINLPLVQYLREDVPNFSPDKPDDFGSFKWYPTPFVEIEKPDGN, via the coding sequence ATGACATCTAAAATAAACAGATACTTAAAAAATATTGCACTTATTGGTTTTTTGATTTTTGGTACTATCAATTGTACTTCAACCAAAGAAGCCAAATACCGTATTGATAATCCATTGTCGATTGCAGATAATGGGTTTGTTACCTTTAAAAATATACCAGACGGCAATTATAGGGTTCATGTCAGGGTTGGTTCCAAAACCCAAAAAGGGCAAACTGTTATTCGTGGTGAATCCCGACGTTTGTTTTATGATGGTATTGAAACTGCTGCAGGTGAGTTTAAGGATATCACATTTGTTATCAATAAGCGCGATCTTCAGATTGATTCTACCCGAAAAGTAAATATTAAACAACGCGAATTGGGTAAGCGTAACTGGGATGATGATATCACTTTTGAGTTTAATGGTGAATCACCTCAGGTCGAATTTATTGAGATGGACCCAGCTCCTGATGCAGTCACAGTTTTTTTATGTGCTAACTCAACCGTTGTTGATCAGGATTATGAGCCCTGGATTGGCTGGGGACAAATGTTTCCTCGATTTTTCAATGAGAAGGTGGCTGTTGCCAATTATGCCGAATCAGGCGAAACCGCAACAGGGTTTATTGCTCGTGGCAGGTTGGCGAAACTATTGACGCAGGCCAAAAAAGGTGATTACATCTTTGTAGAATTTGGTCATAATGATCAAAAAGAAAAAGGAGAAGGTAGAGGTGCCTACCTTAATTTCACTGATCGATTGAATGAGTTTGTTGAGAAGGCGAAAGAGAAGGAAATGAATCTTGTATTTGTTACGCCAACTCAAAGAAGAAGCTTTAACGATGAAGGAAAGATAATGGATACCCATGGTGATTATCCTGATGCCATGAAGAAAGTTGCAGAAAAACAGAATGTACCATTGATTGATTTACATAGTTATACCCGCACTTTATACGAGGCAATGGGTGTTGATGAATCAAAGAAAGCTTTTGTGCATTATCCGGCAAATACTTTTCCTAATCAGCCTAAAGCATTAGCCGATAACACTCATTTTAATCCTTATGGTGGTTCGCAGATAGTGCAGTGTGTAGTATATGGGATGAAAGAAATCAATTTGCCACTGGTTCAGTATTTAAGAGAGGATGTTCCGAATTTCTCACCAGATAAACCAGACGATTTTGGATCGTTCAAATGGTACCCGACTCCTTTCGTAGAAATAGAAAAACCCGATGGTAACTAA
- a CDS encoding glycoside hydrolase family 88 protein: MFRSVLKTSLKSLVLTAVLGLTGSNLLAQTIPDREATLKTIESVNNYFMTKFEDYKAPSNVGRLRPSNIWTRGVYYEGLMALYSILPEEKYYAYANDWADFHQWDYRNGPSTRNADDYCAGQTYIDLYRLCPESHKLRKVIANLEMLVNTPQNGDWDWIDAIQMGMPVFAKLGTTLNETKYYDKMWSMYEYSRNHIAGGLFNSEDNLWWRDGDFIPPYKEPNGEDCYWSRGNGWVYAALVRVMDEIPVDEKHYQDYLKDFLAMTDALVKCQRKDGFWNVSLHDPKNYGGKEVTGTSLFIYGMAWGVNNGILDKETYLPIITKSWEAIVKHAVHENGYLGYVQGTGKEPKDGQPVKYDSVPDFEDYGVGCFLLAGVEVYKLEE, from the coding sequence ATGTTCAGATCAGTATTGAAAACTTCCCTTAAGAGTTTGGTTTTGACAGCTGTATTAGGGTTAACCGGCAGTAATTTGTTAGCGCAAACAATACCTGACAGGGAAGCAACTTTAAAAACTATTGAGTCAGTGAATAATTATTTCATGACCAAGTTTGAAGATTACAAAGCACCTTCCAATGTAGGTCGACTTCGACCAAGTAATATATGGACTCGTGGAGTATATTATGAAGGATTAATGGCATTATATTCCATTTTACCAGAAGAAAAATATTATGCCTATGCCAATGATTGGGCTGATTTTCATCAATGGGATTATCGGAACGGGCCATCAACCCGCAATGCAGATGATTATTGTGCGGGACAAACTTATATTGATTTATACAGATTATGTCCGGAGTCTCATAAACTGAGAAAAGTAATTGCCAATCTTGAAATGTTGGTGAATACTCCTCAGAACGGAGACTGGGATTGGATTGATGCTATTCAAATGGGGATGCCTGTTTTTGCAAAGCTGGGAACCACACTTAACGAAACTAAATACTACGATAAGATGTGGAGTATGTACGAATATAGTCGTAATCATATTGCAGGTGGATTGTTTAATTCAGAGGACAATCTATGGTGGCGCGATGGCGATTTTATTCCTCCTTATAAAGAACCAAATGGCGAAGATTGTTACTGGTCACGCGGAAATGGTTGGGTATATGCCGCCCTGGTTCGCGTAATGGATGAGATACCAGTTGATGAAAAACACTACCAGGATTATTTAAAAGACTTTTTAGCAATGACCGATGCTTTGGTGAAATGTCAGCGAAAAGATGGATTCTGGAATGTGAGTCTGCATGATCCAAAAAATTATGGTGGTAAAGAGGTAACGGGGACATCTTTATTTATTTATGGAATGGCCTGGGGTGTTAATAATGGTATTCTTGATAAAGAAACCTATTTACCAATCATTACTAAATCGTGGGAAGCAATAGTTAAACATGCTGTTCACGAGAATGGATATCTAGGTTATGTGCAGGGAACAGGTAAAGAACCCAAAGATGGTCAGCCAGTGAAATATGATAGCGTTCCTGATTTTGAAGATTACGGAGTTGGCTGTTTCTTATTGGCAGGAGTTGAAGTATATAAACTGGAGGAGTAA
- a CDS encoding DUF4450 domain-containing protein, whose product MVTKLINLSLGLILCWGTINALALQPDVTFLTPRLAGTLRLGVEVDGESKWLSDFSSVKKSNKANQTEYTLKDAFIGKGKISWIIKELTDSEGAVMKWSSENMPDGAKLIWAYGGASNEVVEVTPDKNMLSPEYCDQNVFSIEGHSFTLYYGTSRSLRILEVETPPGDKLKLCDANQQDNPLQFLNSGKNNKSHTLGSSVPLQSNDELYFCVYYLSPKADYNYFMLPQLFEEGHFRVNEETEWMKSTPD is encoded by the coding sequence ATGGTAACTAAATTGATAAACCTCTCTTTAGGATTGATTCTTTGCTGGGGTACAATAAATGCCCTGGCTCTCCAACCGGATGTTACTTTTTTAACTCCCCGATTGGCTGGAACTTTGCGTTTGGGTGTTGAAGTAGATGGAGAAAGTAAGTGGCTGTCTGATTTTTCATCTGTCAAAAAGAGTAACAAGGCAAATCAAACAGAATATACCTTAAAAGATGCTTTTATTGGTAAAGGAAAGATTTCATGGATAATAAAAGAGTTAACCGATAGTGAAGGGGCTGTGATGAAGTGGTCGTCTGAAAACATGCCTGATGGAGCGAAGTTGATATGGGCCTATGGAGGTGCTTCAAATGAGGTTGTTGAGGTTACTCCTGACAAAAATATGTTGTCACCTGAATATTGTGATCAGAATGTCTTTAGCATTGAGGGACATTCATTTACTCTTTATTATGGAACTAGTCGCTCATTAAGAATTCTCGAAGTAGAAACACCTCCGGGCGATAAACTGAAATTATGTGATGCGAATCAACAGGATAATCCACTGCAGTTTTTGAATTCTGGTAAAAACAACAAATCTCATACACTTGGATCCAGTGTTCCCCTGCAGTCAAATGATGAACTGTATTTCTGTGTCTATTATCTAAGCCCTAAAGCTGATTATAATTATTTTATGCTTCCTCAGTTATTTGAGGAAGGTCACTTCAGGGTTAATGAGGAAACCGAATGGATGAAATCAACCCCTGATTAA
- a CDS encoding LytTR family DNA-binding domain-containing protein produces the protein MKTISCIAIDDEPLALTVITEYVSKIPYLNLIKTFNSPTEAAHFIQTEKPELMFLDIQMPEIRGTDFAKTLLYKPAIILTTAYSEYALEGFDIDAIDYLVKPIPFNRFIQGVNKAIRLLGSTTDEKETSTELQHEKEFLFVKSGYKSVKIEIGNILYIEAMKEYATIFTHEHKFIRHGSLKSLQQLLQSNTFIRVHKSYIVNISKVKAFYGNTIEIGAEKIPIGRAYKEEVNQHLK, from the coding sequence ATGAAAACAATAAGCTGTATTGCCATTGATGATGAACCATTAGCATTAACTGTGATCACAGAGTATGTCTCAAAAATACCTTATCTCAATCTAATAAAGACTTTTAACAGTCCTACTGAAGCGGCTCATTTTATTCAAACTGAAAAGCCAGAATTAATGTTCCTGGATATTCAGATGCCTGAGATCAGAGGTACTGATTTTGCCAAAACACTTTTATATAAACCAGCCATCATCCTTACAACCGCCTATTCGGAATATGCTTTGGAAGGTTTTGATATCGATGCAATTGATTATCTGGTAAAACCTATTCCATTCAATCGTTTTATACAGGGAGTTAATAAGGCTATCAGACTATTAGGTTCTACAACAGATGAAAAAGAGACTTCAACAGAACTTCAACACGAAAAAGAATTCCTATTTGTGAAATCCGGTTATAAATCGGTTAAAATTGAAATTGGAAACATCCTATATATCGAAGCAATGAAAGAGTATGCAACCATCTTTACTCATGAACATAAATTTATTCGTCATGGCTCATTAAAAAGCTTGCAGCAATTATTACAATCCAATACATTTATACGAGTACACAAATCGTACATTGTTAATATTTCCAAAGTCAAAGCTTTTTATGGGAATACCATTGAAATTGGAGCTGAAAAAATTCCAATAGGAAGAGCCTACAAGGAGGAGGTAAATCAACACTTAAAGTGA